Proteins from a genomic interval of Caulobacter rhizosphaerae:
- a CDS encoding DUF6491 family protein, which yields MNVKSMIRAGLLTTALLAASAPALAATPLDDAKGAAAKPARSCFYLSDWDGWSAPDRDTLYLRVRNRDVYQVELSHGTSQLTSPGVHLVSVVRGIDSVCNPLDLDLRVSDGFGFAMPIMAKSITKLSAEQIAAIPKKDRP from the coding sequence ATGAACGTCAAATCCATGATCCGGGCCGGCCTGCTGACGACGGCGCTCCTGGCCGCCTCCGCGCCGGCCCTGGCCGCCACCCCGCTCGACGACGCCAAGGGCGCCGCCGCCAAGCCGGCTCGCAGCTGCTTCTACCTATCGGACTGGGACGGCTGGAGCGCGCCCGATCGCGACACCCTGTATCTGAGGGTGCGCAACCGCGACGTCTACCAGGTGGAGCTGTCGCACGGCACCAGTCAGCTGACCTCGCCCGGCGTGCACCTGGTGTCGGTGGTCCGCGGCATCGATTCGGTGTGCAATCCGCTCGACCTGGACCTGCGGGTCTCCGACGGCTTCGGCTTCGCCATGCCGATCATGGCCAAGTCGATCACCAAGCTCTCGGCCGAACAGATCGCGGCCATCCCGAAGAAGGACCGGCCGTAG
- a CDS encoding YidB family protein: MSLLDNLMGAVGGQGGGDLSSLVETVASQGAAGGVSGLVEAFQKGGLGEVAQSWVSNGTNHPISAEQVQAVLGSGAIGQFAEKLGVDPQVGAAKLAELLPGLVDRLTPGGQLPTEGLGGAVGDLLGGFLKT; encoded by the coding sequence ATGAGCTTGCTGGATAATCTGATGGGCGCCGTCGGCGGCCAGGGCGGCGGCGACCTTTCGAGCCTGGTCGAGACCGTCGCCAGCCAGGGCGCGGCGGGCGGCGTCAGCGGCCTGGTCGAGGCGTTCCAGAAGGGCGGCCTTGGCGAGGTCGCCCAGTCCTGGGTTTCCAACGGGACCAACCACCCGATCTCGGCCGAACAGGTCCAGGCCGTGCTCGGCTCGGGCGCGATCGGCCAGTTCGCCGAGAAGTTGGGCGTCGATCCGCAGGTCGGCGCGGCCAAGCTGGCCGAACTGCTGCCGGGTCTGGTCGATCGCCTGACGCCCGGCGGTCAGCTGCCGACCGAGGGCCTGGGCGGCGCGGTCGGCGACCTGTTGGGCGGCTTCCTCAAGACGTAG
- a CDS encoding 2-dehydropantoate 2-reductase translates to MTRIAVIGPGAVGGVVAAWLAQNPGLAVEVCARTAFDRLEVETPGGPLTASPRVLTAPDQASPVDWAIVTTKTYDAAATGAWLARLVGPGTRVAVLQNGVEHVERFTPYVPAERITPAVVDIPAERSAPGRVRQRRDGVILVPDGAAGEAFAALFAHTPIAVSTTADFRTAAWRKLALNCAGAVNALTLKPAGVARREPVAEIMRALVGECVAVGRAEGADLPSDLPEKVVEGYRAGPPDGINSLHADRAAGRPMELDARNGVIVRLGARHGIATPVNAMMVALLETAATS, encoded by the coding sequence ATGACGCGGATAGCGGTGATCGGTCCGGGGGCGGTGGGCGGCGTGGTCGCCGCCTGGCTGGCCCAGAACCCCGGCTTGGCGGTCGAGGTCTGCGCGCGCACGGCCTTCGACCGGCTGGAGGTCGAGACCCCGGGCGGGCCGCTGACGGCCAGCCCGCGCGTGCTGACCGCGCCGGACCAGGCCTCACCGGTCGATTGGGCGATCGTCACGACCAAGACCTATGACGCGGCCGCGACCGGCGCCTGGCTGGCCCGCCTGGTCGGGCCGGGCACCCGCGTGGCGGTGCTGCAGAACGGCGTCGAGCACGTCGAGCGCTTCACGCCCTATGTTCCCGCCGAACGGATCACCCCCGCGGTGGTCGACATCCCGGCCGAGCGCAGCGCCCCCGGGCGGGTGCGCCAGCGGCGCGACGGCGTGATCCTGGTTCCGGACGGGGCGGCGGGCGAGGCTTTCGCGGCCCTGTTCGCCCACACGCCGATCGCCGTCTCGACCACGGCCGACTTCAGGACCGCCGCCTGGAGGAAGCTGGCCCTCAACTGCGCCGGCGCGGTCAACGCCCTGACCCTGAAGCCGGCGGGCGTGGCCCGGCGCGAGCCGGTCGCCGAGATCATGCGGGCCCTGGTCGGCGAATGCGTGGCGGTGGGCCGGGCCGAGGGGGCGGACCTGCCGTCCGACCTGCCCGAAAAGGTGGTCGAGGGCTATCGCGCGGGGCCGCCCGACGGGATCAACTCCCTGCACGCCGACCGCGCCGCGGGGCGGCCGATGGAACTGGACGCCCGCAACGGCGTGATCGTGCGGCTGGGCGCGCGACACGGGATCGCCACGCCGGTCAATGCGATGATGGTGGCGCTGCTGGAGACGGCGGCTACGTCTTGA
- a CDS encoding ribonucleotide-diphosphate reductase subunit beta, translated as MSAKLITTPGLLTPSGAYKPFRYPWAHEFWKKQQQVHWMPEEVPLGEDLKDWAVKLNDKERNLLTQIFRFFTQSDVEVADNYMERYGRVFKPTEVKMMLSSFANMETIHIAAYALLLETIGMPESEFGAFMEYQAMRDKHDFMQKFGVDSNADIARTLAMFGGFTEGLQLFASFAMLMNFPRFNKMKGMGQIVSWSIRDESLHCEGIIKLYHTFNKETGAVTKAVADDIVDCCKTVVTMEDAFIDLAFEQGDVQGMTPDDIKQYIRFIADWRLRQLALPEVYGVKENPLPWLQSLLSGVEHANFFEARATEYSKAATRGQWHGAEGVWSSFDTMLQKRSENTLPAE; from the coding sequence ATGTCCGCCAAGCTGATCACCACGCCCGGCCTGCTGACCCCCTCCGGCGCCTACAAGCCCTTCCGCTACCCGTGGGCCCACGAGTTCTGGAAGAAGCAGCAGCAGGTCCACTGGATGCCCGAGGAAGTGCCGCTGGGCGAGGACCTCAAGGACTGGGCCGTCAAGCTGAACGACAAGGAACGGAACCTGCTGACGCAGATCTTCCGCTTCTTCACCCAGTCCGACGTCGAGGTCGCCGACAACTACATGGAGCGCTACGGCCGGGTGTTCAAACCCACCGAAGTGAAGATGATGCTGTCGTCGTTCGCCAATATGGAGACCATCCATATCGCGGCCTACGCCCTGCTGCTGGAAACCATCGGCATGCCGGAGAGCGAGTTCGGCGCGTTCATGGAATACCAGGCCATGCGCGACAAACATGACTTCATGCAGAAGTTCGGCGTCGACTCCAACGCCGACATCGCCCGCACCCTGGCCATGTTCGGCGGCTTCACCGAGGGCCTGCAGCTGTTCGCCTCGTTCGCGATGCTGATGAACTTCCCGCGCTTCAACAAGATGAAGGGCATGGGCCAGATCGTCTCGTGGTCGATCCGCGACGAGAGCCTGCACTGCGAAGGCATCATCAAGCTGTACCACACGTTCAACAAGGAGACCGGGGCGGTTACCAAGGCCGTGGCCGACGACATCGTCGACTGCTGCAAGACCGTGGTCACCATGGAGGACGCCTTCATCGACCTGGCCTTCGAGCAGGGCGACGTGCAGGGCATGACCCCGGACGACATCAAGCAATATATCCGGTTCATCGCCGACTGGCGCCTGCGCCAGCTGGCCCTGCCGGAGGTCTATGGCGTGAAGGAAAACCCGTTGCCCTGGCTGCAGTCGCTGCTGTCGGGCGTGGAGCACGCCAACTTCTTCGAGGCCCGGGCCACTGAATATTCCAAGGCGGCCACCCGGGGCCAATGGCACGGCGCGGAAGGCGTGTGGTCGAGCTTCGACACCATGCTGCAGAAGCGCTCGGAGAACACCCTGCCGGCCGAATAA
- a CDS encoding glutathione S-transferase family protein: MEKPFTLFSAVGSGGVPAEAAMTLIGLPYEIVEAPTWEGEAEQAKVAGVNPLRQIPALVTPEGETITESAAILLWLADRHPEARLAPAPDAPLRGQFLRWMVFVPAAIYSLFWVRDEPSRLGGPDPEVQARIKAATAERIAACWEMMEGQLDPGRYLLGDDLTVLDLYVAVVSRWGPRRKRFYEVAPKMSQVVRRVDADPRLADFWAERFPFVEGWESRGAAG; the protein is encoded by the coding sequence GTGGAAAAGCCGTTCACCCTGTTCAGCGCCGTCGGATCGGGCGGCGTGCCGGCCGAAGCGGCCATGACGCTGATCGGCCTGCCCTATGAGATCGTCGAGGCGCCGACCTGGGAAGGCGAGGCCGAGCAGGCCAAGGTGGCCGGCGTCAACCCGCTTCGCCAGATCCCCGCCCTGGTCACGCCCGAGGGCGAGACGATCACCGAGAGCGCCGCCATCCTGCTGTGGCTGGCCGACCGCCATCCCGAGGCGCGGCTGGCGCCGGCCCCGGACGCGCCCCTGCGCGGCCAGTTCCTGCGCTGGATGGTGTTCGTGCCGGCGGCGATCTATTCGCTGTTCTGGGTGCGCGACGAGCCCTCGCGCCTGGGTGGGCCGGATCCCGAGGTCCAGGCCCGGATCAAGGCCGCGACCGCCGAGCGCATCGCCGCGTGTTGGGAGATGATGGAAGGCCAACTCGATCCCGGTCGCTACTTGCTGGGCGACGACCTGACCGTGCTCGACCTCTATGTCGCCGTGGTCAGCCGCTGGGGGCCGCGGCGCAAGCGGTTCTACGAGGTCGCGCCGAAGATGAGCCAGGTGGTCCGGCGAGTGGACGCCGATCCGCGGCTGGCGGACTTCTGGGCCGAACGGTTCCCGTTCGTCGAGGGCTGGGAGAGCCGCGGGGCGGCGGGGTAG
- a CDS encoding winged helix-turn-helix domain-containing protein — MSPLSGSAFRVGAWSVDPRSGRITRDSESLRVDDRSMRLLVCLAEHAGRTVTIDQLLDEVWAGAVVSQDSVYQAITSLRRLLGDDRKAPAYIATVPRQGYRLVASVAPDVDPATTTPSPPSRRRLGLVAGCAAVVAVAVGLVVLGRGNTAGALRSPSPAVSRQQPRQALAVLPFLDLTSQAMNEEYVADGVTEELVTRLSGMDGWRVSAPTDSFALKGKTMTVAQTATALDVDYLVDGSLRRSGDTLRISARVVRAADGSVVWSQSYDRSSRDLLQVQDEIAGQVAEALGRCCRGQPQPSRGGAARAAVP; from the coding sequence ATGAGCCCTCTCTCCGGATCCGCCTTCCGCGTCGGGGCCTGGTCGGTCGATCCGAGGTCGGGACGGATCACCCGCGACAGCGAGAGCCTGCGCGTCGACGACCGATCCATGCGGCTCCTGGTCTGCCTGGCCGAGCACGCCGGGCGGACGGTCACCATCGACCAGCTTCTCGACGAGGTCTGGGCGGGCGCGGTGGTGTCCCAGGACTCCGTCTATCAGGCGATCACCTCGCTTCGCCGCCTGCTCGGCGACGATCGTAAGGCGCCGGCCTATATCGCCACCGTGCCGCGCCAGGGCTACCGCCTGGTGGCCTCCGTCGCGCCGGACGTCGACCCGGCGACCACCACGCCGTCGCCGCCGTCGCGTCGCCGGCTCGGGCTGGTCGCCGGCTGCGCCGCGGTCGTGGCGGTGGCGGTGGGATTGGTCGTCCTGGGCCGGGGAAACACCGCCGGCGCCCTCCGGTCGCCGTCGCCTGCCGTTTCGCGGCAGCAGCCTCGACAGGCCTTGGCCGTGCTGCCGTTCCTTGATCTCACCAGCCAGGCCATGAACGAGGAGTATGTCGCCGACGGTGTGACCGAGGAATTGGTCACCCGCCTGAGCGGCATGGACGGATGGCGGGTGAGCGCGCCCACCGACTCCTTCGCGCTGAAGGGCAAGACGATGACGGTGGCGCAGACGGCGACGGCGCTGGACGTCGATTATCTGGTCGATGGCAGCCTGCGCAGGTCCGGCGACACCCTGCGGATCTCGGCGCGCGTCGTGCGCGCGGCCGATGGTTCGGTGGTCTGGTCGCAGAGCTATGACCGCTCGTCGCGCGATCTCCTGCAGGTGCAGGACGAGATCGCCGGACAGGTGGCCGAGGCGCTGGGACGGTGCTGCCGGGGCCAGCCGCAGCCGTCGCGGGGTGGCGCGGCGCGGGCGGCCGTACCGTAG
- a CDS encoding YceI family protein, which translates to MTRMLPGLAAALAIAAVIGPARAQSPFKPEDVQAGTYTVDSKETLVRYGTIHMGISEFWGTFPGAKGTLMIDPKALGDAKLDVSVPIATVSTTNKDLDAQFLSSTFFDAAKYPQMHFVSTSVTPTGPTTAKIAGDLTLHGVTRPIVLDATFTGAGPNHFTKVFTIGFKAQGQINRSDFGIGKWVPVVSDATTIDISAAFEKKT; encoded by the coding sequence ATGACCCGAATGCTGCCCGGCCTCGCGGCCGCCCTGGCGATCGCCGCCGTCATCGGCCCGGCTCGCGCCCAGTCGCCCTTCAAGCCCGAAGACGTGCAGGCGGGGACCTACACGGTGGACTCCAAGGAGACGCTGGTCCGCTACGGCACGATCCACATGGGCATCAGCGAGTTCTGGGGCACGTTTCCCGGCGCCAAGGGGACGCTGATGATCGATCCCAAGGCGCTCGGCGACGCCAAGCTCGACGTCTCCGTGCCGATCGCCACCGTCTCGACGACCAACAAGGACCTGGACGCCCAGTTCCTGTCCTCGACCTTCTTCGACGCGGCGAAGTATCCGCAGATGCATTTCGTCTCGACCTCGGTGACCCCCACCGGACCGACGACGGCCAAGATCGCCGGCGACCTGACCCTGCACGGCGTCACCAGGCCGATCGTGCTCGACGCCACCTTTACCGGCGCGGGCCCCAACCACTTCACCAAGGTCTTCACCATCGGCTTCAAAGCCCAGGGCCAGATCAACCGCTCGGACTTCGGGATCGGCAAGTGGGTCCCCGTGGTCAGCGACGCGACGACCATCGATATCAGCGCGGCTTTCGAGAAGAAGACCTAG
- a CDS encoding sulfite exporter TauE/SafE family protein translates to MLTDPLFYAVAIPAVILLGLAKGGFAGIGVVAVPLMALVISPVLAAAITLPILLAQDVVSVWSFRRTWDRGLLVLMLPAAAVGVFVGWLLAARVSVAAVELSIGVISIAFSLQRLWAERAVKAAEAVEAGPDRPLMGLGLGALCGAIAGFTSQVAHAGGPPFQIYVLPRRLPRDVFIGTSAIFFATVNWMKVPAYVALGQFTPQVLTTAAVLLPLALASTWAGVWLVRRVPAEGFYRVIYVLLIAVGAKLAWDGAHGLLA, encoded by the coding sequence ATGCTGACCGATCCGCTGTTCTACGCCGTCGCCATCCCCGCCGTGATCCTGCTGGGCCTGGCCAAGGGCGGGTTCGCCGGGATCGGGGTGGTGGCGGTGCCGTTGATGGCGCTGGTCATCTCGCCGGTGCTGGCCGCGGCGATCACCCTGCCGATCCTGCTGGCCCAGGACGTGGTCAGCGTCTGGTCCTTCCGCAGGACCTGGGACAGGGGCCTGCTGGTCCTGATGCTGCCGGCCGCCGCGGTCGGCGTCTTCGTCGGCTGGCTGCTGGCGGCCCGGGTGTCGGTGGCGGCGGTCGAGCTGTCGATCGGCGTGATCTCGATCGCCTTCTCGCTGCAGCGCCTGTGGGCCGAACGGGCGGTCAAGGCCGCCGAGGCGGTCGAGGCCGGGCCGGATCGGCCCCTAATGGGCTTGGGGCTGGGCGCCCTGTGCGGCGCGATCGCCGGCTTCACCAGCCAGGTGGCCCACGCCGGCGGCCCGCCGTTCCAGATCTATGTCCTGCCCCGCCGCCTGCCGCGCGACGTGTTCATCGGGACCAGCGCCATCTTCTTCGCTACCGTCAACTGGATGAAGGTGCCGGCCTATGTCGCCCTGGGCCAGTTCACGCCCCAGGTGCTGACCACGGCGGCCGTGCTGCTGCCCCTGGCCCTGGCCTCGACCTGGGCCGGCGTCTGGCTGGTGCGCCGGGTGCCCGCCGAGGGGTTCTACCGGGTGATCTATGTCCTGCTGATCGCGGTCGGGGCCAAGTTGGCCTGGGACGGGGCCCACGGCCTGCTGGCCTGA
- the trhA gene encoding PAQR family membrane homeostasis protein TrhA yields MTETTSIIPTTPAAQVPATVAATHYPTPAAKCADLVVHLAGLACALLGGGIMLGLAFGLGSLSQVAAIAVYTVGLITMLSLSTAYNFAKARWRPLLRRFDHAGIFIMIAASYTPFTTQNLHGWWAIGMTTAVWSVAGVGVAAKLFLPGLDKRFWVGLYLALGWLVLVAIKPMIAGMGWAALLLLALGGVIYSTGTVFYLMKRLKFRRAIWHGHVIGGAGLHYAAVLVGVVLASSGHS; encoded by the coding sequence ATGACCGAGACGACCAGCATCATCCCGACCACGCCCGCGGCGCAGGTTCCGGCGACGGTCGCGGCCACCCACTATCCGACGCCGGCCGCCAAGTGCGCCGACCTGGTGGTGCACCTGGCCGGCCTGGCCTGCGCCCTGCTGGGCGGCGGCATCATGCTGGGCCTGGCCTTCGGCCTGGGTTCGCTGAGCCAGGTGGCGGCCATCGCCGTCTACACCGTCGGCCTGATCACCATGCTGTCGCTGTCGACCGCCTACAACTTCGCCAAGGCCCGCTGGCGGCCGCTGCTGCGCCGCTTCGACCACGCCGGCATCTTCATCATGATCGCCGCCTCCTACACCCCGTTCACCACCCAGAACCTGCATGGCTGGTGGGCGATCGGCATGACCACGGCGGTGTGGTCGGTGGCCGGCGTCGGCGTCGCCGCCAAGCTGTTCCTGCCGGGCCTCGACAAGCGCTTCTGGGTCGGGCTGTACCTGGCGCTGGGCTGGCTGGTGCTGGTGGCCATCAAGCCGATGATCGCCGGCATGGGGTGGGCGGCCCTGCTGCTGCTCGCGCTTGGCGGCGTGATCTATTCGACCGGTACGGTGTTCTACCTGATGAAGCGGCTGAAGTTCCGGCGGGCGATCTGGCACGGTCACGTGATCGGCGGCGCCGGCCTGCACTACGCCGCCGTGCTGGTCGGGGTGGTCCTGGCCTCCAGCGGTCACTCCTGA
- a CDS encoding patatin-like phospholipase family protein, whose translation MNTPSDPKKTVQSFFRDRAANGQRGKRLSAPLGHADNAIEAAGFPGVRLSIDEADEALRSVADRLAPMRPLLGRDDFNILALSGGAAGGAFGAGALIGLTKAGTRPQFAIVTGVSTGALIAPFAFLGPAWDDRLAEAYVGGHAADLLSLKSLGPTLGPSLFRGDSLDGLVAPFVDLEMIEAIAGEHARGRRLLIATTNLDSQKATIWDMGEIASRGGEAAVRLFRDVLVASATLPGLFPPKLIDVEAPDGHGGLTRYQEMHADGGIAAPLFLMPDALLRWRELGQRLRRGRVYVIFNTVLDPSPRTTAPGVTSIMSRSFETMLRFSYRQALSVAAGFCARHNLPLWSASIPASFSDFNMMKFETAVMRRTFDDAQALAISGQLWSSAIPTPEPLWRGLFKRQAATRRQAVKDPILTPALAAPDEPPIDLATDPAVASGVEREEPIS comes from the coding sequence TTGAACACCCCGTCCGATCCCAAAAAGACCGTCCAGAGCTTCTTCCGGGATCGCGCGGCGAACGGCCAGCGCGGCAAGCGCCTGTCCGCCCCGCTGGGCCATGCCGACAACGCCATCGAGGCTGCCGGCTTCCCCGGGGTGCGGCTGAGCATCGACGAGGCCGACGAGGCCCTCCGCAGCGTCGCCGACCGCCTGGCCCCGATGCGGCCGCTGCTGGGGCGCGACGACTTCAACATCCTGGCCCTGTCCGGCGGCGCGGCCGGCGGCGCCTTCGGGGCCGGCGCCCTGATCGGCCTGACCAAGGCCGGGACGCGGCCGCAGTTCGCCATCGTCACCGGTGTCAGCACTGGCGCCTTGATCGCCCCCTTCGCCTTCCTCGGCCCAGCCTGGGACGACCGCCTGGCCGAGGCCTATGTCGGCGGCCACGCGGCCGACCTGCTCAGCCTCAAGAGCCTGGGTCCGACCCTGGGGCCCAGCCTGTTCCGCGGCGACTCGCTGGACGGGCTGGTCGCGCCGTTCGTCGACCTTGAGATGATCGAGGCCATCGCCGGCGAGCACGCCCGCGGCCGGCGCCTGTTGATCGCCACCACCAACCTCGACAGCCAGAAGGCGACGATCTGGGACATGGGCGAGATCGCCAGCCGGGGCGGCGAGGCGGCCGTTCGGCTGTTCCGCGACGTGCTGGTGGCCTCGGCCACCCTGCCCGGCCTGTTCCCGCCCAAGCTGATCGACGTCGAGGCCCCCGACGGTCATGGGGGCCTGACCCGTTATCAAGAGATGCACGCCGACGGCGGCATCGCCGCGCCGCTGTTCCTGATGCCCGACGCCCTGCTGCGCTGGCGCGAGCTGGGCCAGCGCCTGCGGCGCGGCCGGGTCTATGTGATCTTCAACACCGTGCTCGACCCCTCGCCGCGCACCACCGCGCCAGGCGTGACCTCGATCATGAGCCGCAGTTTCGAGACCATGCTGCGGTTCTCCTACCGCCAGGCGCTGAGCGTGGCCGCGGGCTTTTGCGCCCGCCACAACCTGCCGCTCTGGTCGGCCTCCATCCCGGCCAGCTTTTCGGACTTCAACATGATGAAGTTCGAGACCGCCGTCATGCGGCGGACCTTCGACGACGCCCAGGCCCTGGCGATCAGCGGCCAGCTGTGGTCCAGCGCCATCCCGACCCCCGAGCCCCTGTGGCGCGGGCTGTTCAAGCGCCAGGCCGCGACCCGGCGGCAGGCCGTCAAGGATCCGATCCTGACGCCGGCCCTGGCCGCGCCGGACGAACCGCCCATCGATCTGGCGACCGATCCGGCGGTGGCCTCAGGCGTCGAACGGGAAGAGCCTATTTCTTGA
- a CDS encoding lipid A-modifier LpxR family protein — MDLGVRNVRPAGRAVGFAEAPAAKTARDADPAFSLSPAGAYGDAGLLDANRYYEGRGPVTWRSNAFVVGEGHHAVDSVRVSVASVAPVGKTRPLALVRPEQDSFEDRDVDVTVTRGWPAAVSLGAGKYALDVTPHAGLGIGGAGGSAEAGATVRFGKKMGDRVVDSLGVEDGRQFGQRGRWYMFAAASGQAVGLNMLRSGDGDWSRAGVTTDTSSKLVGDGQAGLAWRKGPMQASFGYVHRKIRAKDQIMGMATQKDEMVAFSFSLRPHW; from the coding sequence GTGGACCTGGGCGTCCGCAACGTTCGGCCCGCCGGCCGCGCGGTCGGCTTCGCCGAGGCGCCCGCCGCCAAGACCGCGCGCGACGCCGATCCCGCCTTCTCGCTGTCGCCGGCCGGCGCCTATGGCGACGCCGGCCTGCTGGACGCCAACCGCTATTACGAGGGCCGCGGCCCGGTCACCTGGCGGTCCAACGCCTTCGTGGTCGGCGAGGGTCATCACGCCGTCGACTCGGTGCGTGTGTCGGTGGCCAGCGTCGCGCCGGTGGGCAAGACCCGGCCCCTGGCCCTGGTGCGGCCCGAGCAGGACAGTTTCGAGGATCGCGACGTCGACGTGACCGTCACCCGCGGCTGGCCGGCCGCCGTGTCGCTGGGCGCGGGCAAGTACGCCCTGGACGTCACGCCGCACGCCGGCCTGGGCATCGGCGGGGCCGGCGGCTCGGCGGAGGCCGGGGCCACGGTGCGGTTCGGCAAGAAGATGGGCGACCGGGTCGTGGATTCGCTGGGCGTCGAGGACGGCCGCCAGTTCGGCCAGCGCGGGCGCTGGTACATGTTCGCGGCCGCCAGCGGTCAAGCCGTCGGCCTGAACATGCTGCGCAGCGGCGACGGCGACTGGAGCCGGGCCGGCGTCACCACCGACACCAGCAGCAAGCTGGTCGGCGACGGCCAGGCCGGCCTGGCCTGGCGCAAGGGGCCCATGCAGGCCTCGTTCGGCTATGTTCATCGCAAGATCAGGGCCAAGGACCAGATCATGGGCATGGCGACCCAGAAGGACGAGATGGTCGCCTTCTCGTTCAGCCTGAGGCCGCACTGGTAG
- a CDS encoding ribonucleoside-diphosphate reductase subunit alpha, whose protein sequence is MIMNGSEAAKTTAIPQARTGGMKAERPKLALVRKVEVDRSRDALLTDFGKTTLEDRYLLPGESYQDMFARVSTAFADDADHAQRVYDYMSQLWFMPSTPVLSNGGAERGLPISCFLNAVNDSLDGILGVWNENVWLAANGGGIGTYWGGVRSIGEKVKGQGQTSGIIPFIRVMDSLTLAISQGSLRRGSAAVYLDIHHPEIEEFLEIRKASGDFNRKSLNLHHGISITDEFMHAVRDGHKFGLRSPKTNEVLREVDARALWQKVLELRLQTGEPYLIFSDTVNRAMPQHQRELGLKVRQSNLCSEIMLHTGLDHLGNDRTAVCCLSSVNAETFLEWRDHPMFIEDIMRFLDNVLQDFIDRAPDAASTAAYAAMRERSVGLGLMGFHSFLQSQNVPFESALAKSWNMRMFKHLRREADKASIAIGQEKGPCPDAAERGSLERFSHKLAIAPTASISIICGGTSAGIEPIPANIYTHKTLSGSFAVKNPYLEKLLEEKGQNTDAVWGSILENEGSVQHLDFLSQDDKDVYKTAFELDQRWVVELAADRTPEICQSQSVNIFLPGDVDKWDLHMLHWQAWERGVKSLYYLRSKSVQRASYAGSDVAVAGPANGFDAPSKTDYEECLACQ, encoded by the coding sequence TTGATCATGAACGGCAGTGAAGCGGCGAAGACGACGGCGATCCCCCAGGCCCGCACCGGCGGCATGAAGGCTGAACGTCCGAAACTGGCGCTGGTGCGCAAGGTCGAGGTCGATCGCTCGCGCGACGCCCTGCTGACCGATTTCGGCAAGACCACGCTGGAAGATCGCTACCTGCTGCCGGGCGAGTCGTACCAGGACATGTTCGCCCGCGTCTCGACGGCCTTCGCCGACGACGCCGACCACGCCCAGCGCGTCTACGACTACATGAGCCAGCTGTGGTTCATGCCGTCGACCCCGGTGCTCAGCAACGGCGGCGCCGAGCGCGGCCTGCCGATCAGCTGCTTCCTGAACGCGGTCAACGACAGCCTGGACGGCATCCTGGGCGTCTGGAACGAGAACGTCTGGCTGGCCGCCAACGGCGGCGGCATCGGCACCTACTGGGGCGGCGTCCGGTCGATCGGCGAGAAGGTCAAGGGCCAGGGCCAGACCAGCGGCATCATCCCCTTCATCCGCGTGATGGACAGCCTGACCCTGGCGATCAGCCAAGGGTCCTTGCGCCGCGGTTCGGCGGCCGTTTACCTCGATATCCACCACCCGGAAATCGAAGAGTTCCTGGAGATCCGCAAGGCGTCGGGCGACTTCAACCGCAAGTCCCTGAACCTGCACCACGGCATCTCGATCACCGACGAGTTCATGCACGCCGTCCGCGACGGCCACAAGTTCGGCCTGCGCTCGCCCAAGACCAATGAGGTCCTGCGCGAGGTCGACGCCCGCGCCCTGTGGCAGAAGGTGCTGGAGCTGCGCCTGCAGACCGGCGAGCCCTACCTGATCTTCTCCGACACCGTGAACCGGGCCATGCCGCAGCACCAGCGCGAGCTGGGCCTGAAGGTCCGCCAGTCGAACCTGTGCAGCGAGATCATGCTGCACACCGGCCTGGACCACCTGGGCAACGACCGCACGGCGGTCTGCTGCCTGTCGTCGGTCAACGCCGAGACGTTCCTGGAGTGGCGCGACCATCCGATGTTCATCGAGGACATCATGCGCTTCCTCGACAACGTCCTGCAGGACTTCATCGACCGCGCCCCGGACGCCGCTTCGACGGCCGCCTATGCGGCCATGCGCGAACGTTCGGTGGGCCTGGGCCTGATGGGCTTCCACAGTTTCCTGCAGAGCCAGAACGTGCCGTTCGAGAGCGCCCTGGCCAAGAGCTGGAACATGCGGATGTTCAAGCACCTGCGCCGCGAGGCCGACAAGGCGTCGATCGCCATCGGCCAGGAGAAGGGCCCGTGCCCCGACGCCGCCGAGCGCGGCTCGTTGGAGCGCTTCTCGCACAAGCTGGCCATCGCCCCGACCGCCTCGATCTCGATCATCTGCGGCGGCACCTCGGCCGGCATCGAGCCGATCCCGGCTAACATCTACACCCACAAGACCCTGTCGGGCTCGTTCGCGGTGAAGAACCCCTATCTGGAGAAGTTGCTGGAAGAGAAGGGCCAGAACACCGACGCGGTCTGGGGTTCGATCCTGGAGAACGAAGGTTCGGTCCAGCACCTCGACTTCCTCAGCCAGGACGACAAGGACGTCTACAAGACCGCCTTCGAACTGGATCAGCGCTGGGTGGTCGAACTGGCCGCCGACCGCACACCGGAAATCTGCCAGAGCCAGTCGGTGAACATTTTCCTGCCGGGCGACGTCGACAAGTGGGACCTGCACATGCTGCACTGGCAGGCCTGGGAGCGCGGCGTGAAGTCGCTGTACTACCTGCGCTCCAAGTCGGTGCAGCGGGCGTCCTACGCCGGTTCCGACGTCGCGGTGGCGGGCCCCGCCAATGGCTTCGACGCGCCGTCCAAGACCGACTACGAGGAATGCCTGGCCTGCCAGTGA